The following coding sequences lie in one Miscanthus floridulus cultivar M001 chromosome 9, ASM1932011v1, whole genome shotgun sequence genomic window:
- the LOC136483503 gene encoding uncharacterized protein → MDDTIPTSDWLPVTMPVLVDGEIYLVDAELPIIPDDDRRRLDEVRRQREDLDMVLYGLNRKRARAPASSDDAIQGLLQEARADDAGMPEECAVCLQDFDADAKETLRVMPCSHAFHPDCIFSWLRVKAVCPLCRHALPTQQHEDPDFEDEDDSDSDSDEDDTDSDKDDAVNHQEESTPAVTDPEEP, encoded by the coding sequence ATGGATGATACAATCCCTACTTCCGACTGGCTTCCAGTGACTATGCCGGTGCTCGTCGATGGCGAGATCTACTTGGTCGATGCCGAGTTGCCAATAATCCCCGACGACGACCGCCGCAGGCTGGACGAAGTCCGGCGACAGCGGGAGGATCTGGATATGGTTTTATACGGCCTCAACCGCAAGCGTGCTCGAGCCCCCGCCTCCAGCGATGATGCCATCCAGGGTCTACTGCAGGAGGCGAGGGCCGACGACGCGGGGATGCCGGAGGAGTGCGCCGTGTGCCTGCAGGATTTCGACGCGGACGCCAAGGAGACACTCAGGGTGATGCCGTGCTCCCACGCCTTCCATCCGGACTGTATCTTCAGCTGGCTCCGGGTTAAAGCTGTCTGCCCGCTGTGTCGTCACGCCCTGCCCACGCAGCAGCATGAAGACCCAGACTTTGAGGACGAAGacgactccgactccgactccgatgaAGATGACACTGACTCCGACAAAGACGACGCCGTAAATCATCAGGAGGAGAGCACACCGGCGGTGACAGATCCAGAGGAGCCCTAA